A region from the Gossypium hirsutum isolate 1008001.06 chromosome A08, Gossypium_hirsutum_v2.1, whole genome shotgun sequence genome encodes:
- the LOC107920514 gene encoding GATA transcription factor 26, translating to MGKQGPCYHCGVTSTPLWRNGPPEKPVLCNACGSRWRTKGTLTNYTPLHARVEPEDYEDHRASRLKIISINKNKEVKLLKRKSNHDKAIVVPDYNQGNRKFVDDDTSNRSSSGSAISNSESCAQFGCADAGDLTGPAQSNVWDSMVPSKKRTCVNRPKPSSVEKLTKDLYTILHEQQSSYFSGSSEEDLLLESETPMVSVEIGHGSVLIRHPSSIAREEESEASSLSVENRQYSRNEAYSYSSSFPAYNDSKGIKFLGHGIERDKNSAGQGMQHEQLNRDKSQHEKSLLMESHNSPLCNIDLNDILNYEEFVKYLTNEEQQQLLQYLPPLDVANLPDSLESMFESPQFKENLCYFQQLLEEGVFSVSVPGVKVEDCKTLKRLALFNLTKSHWVERRQTLKKCNRIQGSMNARGPNAIASNNFVTMKRSRNSQIQNFPESRTLKSPKRVIMKASCENKELIDNDGSCFSPRSLFALPSDRSSLMLDSLHFVDESSDQDLLLDVPSNGSFPQAELLHPALSFGQQASTSSSSAHPNPFHP from the exons ATGGGCAAGCAAGGGCCTTGCTATCACTGTGGAGTTACAA GCACTCCTCTTTGGCGCAATGGACCTCCCGAGAAGCCAGTATTGTGCAATGCATGTGGATCAAGGTGGAGGACTAAAGGGACACTTACAAATTATACCCCACTTCATGCCAGGGTTGAACCTGAAGATTATGAGGATCATAGGGCCTCCAGATTGAAGATCATATCTATAAATAAGAACAAAGAAGTAAAACTgctgaaaagaaaatcaaatcatGATAAAGCAATTGTTGTCCCTGATTACAACCAGGGGAACCGTAAGTTTGTGGATGATGATACGAGTAATAGATCAAGTTCTGGATCAGCCATATCTAATTCAGAAAGCTGTGCCCAATTTGGCTGTGCTGATGCTGGTGACTTGACAG GCCCTGCCCAATCCAATGTGTGGGACTCAATGGTACCGTCTAAGAAAAGAACCTGCGTAAATCGTCCAAAGCCATCTTCGGTCGAGAAACTTACAAAAGATTTATATACTATTTTACATGAACAACAGTCTTCATATTTCTCTGGATCTTCTGAGGAGGATTTGCTTCTTGAGAGTGAGACACCCATGGTTTCTGTTGAGATTGGACATGGAAGTGTTTTAATTAGACATCCAAGCTCAATAGCTCGGGAAGAGGAATCAGAAGCTAGTTCCCTCTCAGTTGAAAACAGACAATACTCAAGGAATGAGGCTTATTCATATTCTTCAAGCTTCCCTGCATACAATGATAGCAAGGGCATCAAGTTTTTAGGTCATGGAATTGAAAGGGATAAGAACTCTGCTGGACAAGGCATGCAGCATGAACAACTTAATAG GGACAAATCTCAGCATGAAAAATCACTACTGATGGAAAGTCATAATTCTCCACTGTGCAACATAGATTTAAAT GATATTCTCAACTATGAGGAATTtgtgaaatatttaacaaatgaGGAGCAGCAACAGTTACTGCAGTATCTGCCTCCACTTGACGTTGCCAACCTCCCCGATAG CCTCGAAAGCATGTTTGAAAGCCCTCAATTCAAGGAGAACTTATGTTACTTTCAGCAACTGCTTGAAGAAGGGGTCTTTAGTGTATCTGTACCAGGGGTGAAAGTTGAAGATTGTAAGACATTGAAAAGACTTGCATTATTCAACTTAACAAAATCCCATTGGGTGGAACGCCGTCAGACACTTAAG AAATGTAATCGTATTCAAGGATCTATGAATGCTAGAGGACCAAATGCCATTGCATCAAATAACTTCGTAACTATGAAGAGATCACGCAACAGTCAAATTCAAAACTTTCCAG AATCAAGGACTTTAAAGAGCCCCAAAAGGGTGATCATGAAAGCTTCTTGTGAAAACAAAGAACTCATAGATAATGATGGTTCTTGCTTTAGTCCAAGAAGCCTATTTGCTTTGCCTTCTGATCGTAGCTCTCTCATGCTGGATTCTCTTCATTTTGTCGATGAAAGTTCCGACCAAGATTTGCTGCTGGATGTGCCGTCCAATGGCTCATTCCCGCAGGCAGAACTGCTTCATCCTGCTTTAAGTTTTGGGCAACAGGCAAGCACCAGTAGTAGCTCGGCACACCCAAATCCTTTCCATCCTTAG